A window of Physeter macrocephalus isolate SW-GA unplaced genomic scaffold, ASM283717v5 random_1309, whole genome shotgun sequence genomic DNA:
ATCTTAGCATTTCTTCCTCTAGTACCACACATGGGATGGTGGTCACTATTTGCTAGAAGTGAGGGAGAAGATCAGTGTCATAAGGTTAACCTCAAAtctcttttaactttttccttttaagataaaTCACTTACAAGCTCTGcgactttatttactttttcacacTCTTCAGATGGATTGGAACACCTTGTGTGTCAGGACTCCATGGCTGAGGACCAGGGTCCTGCTGAGCATTCATAGCCAATTATAGTCACAGGCAGTACGGGGTAGTGGTTAGGACCTTGGACTGTAGAGCCAGACTGCCCAGGCCCAAATACCAGCTCCACCACTTGtttgctgtgtgactctgaacAAGCTCtacagcctctctgggcctcagttccctcatctgcaaagtaaggataatagtacctgccttaGGGGTTATTACAAGGACTAAGTAATGTGAGTTAATATATagaagcacttagaatagtgccggGTACATTCAAATAAACCTCTATTTTTATTACATACAGCTTGATCACCAGGATTTCCAGCTCCCAACAGATTAGAAATAACTCTTAAGGGGGATAAGGCATACTTCTAGAGACACACAAATAAGAAGAGACAACACATAGCTGAAGAGAGCGGGCTGGACTGGTATGAAAAGTAGTACAAGAACCCAAAATCACAGCTGGCTGAGTCATATAGTGCAGGAAAACAGCTCCATACAATTCTGAGGTTATAACCTTGTCCCTGCAAAGTCCAAGAATTATTCAGAACGATGCCTCTGAATCATCAAGCAAAGGTTACATGATGTTACGGGTGTTCTGTTACAAGGTATTCTGTCTTGAAAATACTTCAAtcacaattatttaaattaaaaatgtaagcttTGCTCAGTGATCTGGTGGACTGGCATGTGGCGTGTGCCATTCCGACATGGTAGGGAACATGCAGCATTGCTATACTTCTCACCATTCTTTCCTGAGCCAGGATGACgaccagcacatagtaggtacagcCAGTGTTGATGCGTTGGGTGTCCAGTGCATCAGACTATTGAGGAAGCCCCACTGGGCTAGCCTTGGTGGGGAAGACACAGGCATTGCAGGATGTGGCCCCCACCCTTAGGTAGCCTGCAGTTCCAGTGAAGGAGACCTTGAACTTCTTAGGCTCTCTCTATAAAGGCATTTACTGGGACCTGTACTAACCGTAAATGTAACAGATTGAAAAACGATCGGGTGCCAGTGTGTGTGGGAAAAACGGCTCAGTGCAGATCAAGGCCATAAGAAAGCCTCTCGTCGTACGAGAGGGCTGTAAACTGGGTGCTGGAGAACCAATAGAGCTTGCATGGCTACTGGGGAGAGAAGACCCAGCTGAACAGGCATCCAGCACAAGGAGAAATGCAGTGGCAAGAGTGAgcaggtcacattcacaggtcaGCAAACCCAACGTGACTAGAGCAGAAGCTGTGTCCAGAGGCACCGGGAAATGAGGTTGGAAAGTTAGCAAGAAGGGAAATCACAGAGAATCTTGACTTTAGTTGGGGCATGGTAAGCAGGAAGGATCCAGAAAAAGTTTCTGAGCAGGAGAGTGACATCATAGAATCACAGGGGGTTATCAGAGCCCTGTCGGGGCTGAGAAGCATGCCTGTGGGCACACAGAGCCAGCACCCCGGCTGCAGCCTCATCacctcctctgcctgcccctcaGGTGAGCAGGAAAGACCCGACACCTAATCTTGGCTTCCCCAGGCTAGGGCCTTGCACCCTGCCTTGAATGGgattctccctctcccaccctgctCGATCTCCTGGGGTCTGAGCAGACACCCTCTGTGGGAGGAGGGCTGGCAGCTCTTTGGGCAGGTGAGTCAGTAACCTGGGCGTGGTGTCCACCCCAGTCTTCCTCTAGGTATAGTTTGTTTCAGCTCTGGAAGAAACAGGCCATCTTTTGCAGCAGGCTTCCCTTTCCTGCTgtgcccactcccacccccgacaggctctccctccccgccccccccaactTCTCTCGTCCTTCCCCCGCCCAAGGGGCCTAGGCCAATAGGCCTTTCTCGAAGCCGGGCACCCACCCACTCTGGGGTTCTGGTTCCTTTCCCTGCTCTTGTGAAACTCTCAGTTCTGTGGGCAGATGCCCTGGCAAGACTAGCACAGAGCAAGCAGCTGCAGGCCGAGGGCCCCAGCGCCCACTCCTGCCGTCAGCTCTCTGCAAGCCCCAGCCGGGAGGTCTGTGTGCCCGGCTGCTGTGCTAAGcacccctgctcccagccccaccctccggGCAGCTGCCCCAGCATGGGGAGGCCCGGAGCCCCTGCACagcctgcagggggcaggggaccCCCAAGGTCCGAGACACTGGCCAGCCGCTGGAGAGAGCTTCCCAGATTAGAGCTGTGAGCTGCTATGCTTGGGGGCTTCCAGAGGACTCGAAAACTTCCTTGGGCAGTCATTTCAAGACTGGACTGGCCGAGGCAGGGGTTGTTTTGGTCCAACCAAAGAGGCAAAGTCTTTCTACGTTGGTCACAGTAAATCACAAGCCTGGAAACTTGGATGTGGGGAAGGCCGTGTGAGGTCTTCTCAGCACCTCCTATCTAGCCTCTATCGCCGTGACTGtgcgccctccctccccccagtgtCTCCCTCGGGATCAGGGAATACAGGGAGGGGATAGAAGCTACAAGAACAAACGTTTAGTGAGCATCTGCTCTGTGGTAGGCCTGCATTCAGGTCTCAAAGCAGTCGGTCCTTGGAGGTAGGATTCCCCACATATGCACGCTTTATGGAGGAAGGAACAAAACAGGGACTTAGAAGAGATCATATGGTCCAAACTTCTCATTTTAGAAACAAGCAAACGAAAGCCTGGAGAGCTCAGTCTGTGCAGAGTCAGACACCTTGTTGTTGAGCTCCCAGGCTCCCTAACAATGCCCAAGCATCCCATCTCTCAAATCCTCTATCTCCTCCTCTCTCACGTGCCTGCCTTTTCAACATAGAACACGCAATCTTCCATTCGTATTGTGGGCTTGGGGTCCCCGTGGCAGGACGGCCCGGTGAGCTCCAAGTGTGAGGCACAGCCCCTTCCATCTCGTGCCTTTACCTGGAGGAAGGTTCCTTGGAGGCGCTGCAGGGGAGCCCTCCTGACTCCCCCCTTCCCGCCCCACAGTCATCCTGACTGATGAAGAGGTGCAGCGGAAGCGGGAGATGATCctcaagaggaaggaagaggaggcctTGAAGGACAGCCTGCGGCCGAAGCTGTCCGAAGAGCAGCAGCATATCATCGCCATCCTGCTGGACGCCCACCACAAGACCTATGACCCCACCTACGCCGACTTCAGCCAGTTCCGAGTACAGCATGAGCCACCGGCAGAGCCCGGGCTCGGAGGGGGACGGAGGGCGAGGGGGGATCTGGGCCCAGAAGCTGGGAAGGGACGGAGGCTGCTCTGGCCTTCCGACCCTGGCGAGGACTCCCCCTCCTGTCAGAGATCAGGGCTGGGGTAGGAAGGTGACCTCCAAGTGTGAGCCTCTGACACTCCACCTTTCCCTCCAGCCTCCGGTTCGAGAGGGTGAGAATGAAGGGAACCATCCCTCAGGGCCTTGGTTGATACACACGCCCAGCTTCTCTGCAAACtcatcctcctccttctcagATCGCTACACCTCCTCTCCAGGTAAGTGGCACTGCACGCCCCCTCCCAGAGAGCCCAGGGCTTCCCCAGCCCACCTGTCCTTGGCTGCAGCTGGAAGGACAGCACTTACATACTGTGTGCCACACAACGTCCTCAGAAAAACAGCTTTTCTTAGAGAAGAGGCGGGGCTTTCCTGAGGGCCCACGTGGAGGACACTGAGGAAGAGGCCAAACTGGGGTCCGGTGGGCGGGGTCTGCCTGCAGAGCCTCTGTTCTTTCCTCGAAGCCAGCCTTCGGCCCCTGGCTCCCTTCCTGGGAGTGACCGGATTCCTTTAAATGGTACTTTGAGCCCGGgcccttggggtttttttgtttgtttcatttggggttttgttttctccagttttattgagatataactgacatatagcattgtattagtttaaggtgtataacataatgatgtgatatatgtatatattgcaaaatgattgtcacagtaagtttagttaacctcacatagttacaaagaTGTTTTCCCCCCgtgataacttttattttattttattttattttttattattatttttttttttgcggcacgtgggcctcccactgctgtggcctctcccgttgtggagcacaggctccggacgcgcaggcccagcggccatggcccacgggcccagccgctccgcggcacgtgggatcctcccggaccgggccacgaacccacgtcccccgcatcagcaggcggactcccaaccactgcgccaccagggaagcccctgtgataACTTTTAAGAcgtactctcttagcaactttcaaatacaacaaacagtgttgttaactacagtcaccagaGCCTGAGTCTTTGGAAGGTGGAATTCAGCATGGAAAGAGAAGATGTGGGTCCCGCTACAGCCCGCCTTCCCCTCAAGCCCTGGGGGGGCCCCTGAGGCCCTGGAGGACCTGTCCCTTCCAGCTCATCCTTGCTTTCCTCTTATGGTCCTTTCCTACCATCCTCTTCATCTTCTGCCTCATCTTCCCCTGCCCTTGCCTTCATCTTTTTACCTCTCTCACCCAACCCAGCTGCCCTCTGGTTGGGGCCTGTAGAAAGGCAAGGATGGgaaagccccctcccctctggggaACTAGAATCCTCAGATATGGTACTTCCAGACTCATTGATGGATCTGTGCCCGGATCCAGAGTAGGTGGGAGGGCTCCCTGTGTCAACTAGACAGAGATAACAGTGGAGTTGGCCATGTGTCTACTCACCTGCATTGACCACTGCACAGATAACTGATCCTCTGAGCCCCACACCTTGTAGTTAACCTTGTAGTTAACCCCTCCCCTGTGGTAATTTTCTCTACCCACTTTCCTGCTCTTTTTACTTTATGGTATATTCAATGAGGGgcaatctggggacttccctggtggtccagtggttaggactctgcgctttcactgccaagggcacgggttcaatccccggtcggaaaacaaagatcccacaagccttgcggCACAGccggggggaaaagaaaagagggccACTCTGCATTGCTATACATTGGTCTGTACTTCaacttttcataataattttatattgtttagaggttttgatttcttctcaGAGGTTAATTAATTTGAGGTGTTTACCACCCCCCCATGGTATGTTCAGTATAGCGTATATTTATGGAAAAATTCAAACTAGttaacatttttaacttttaaaaaattattatataaaagtaatatgtgttCATTGTAGACATTCggaaaatataaactaaattatgtatactatatataatcTTTAATCCTACCACCCAAAGATATTCACGGTTAACACTGTGATGTATCTTTTAccaattatttttttgttttgttttgtttttttgcggtacgcgggcctctcactgttgtggcctctcccgttgcggagcacaggctccggacgcgcaggctcagcggccacggctcacgggcccagccgctccgcggcatatgggatcttcccggaccggggcgcgaacccggttcccctgcgtcggcaggcggacgcgcaaccactgcgccaccagggaagccctaccaattatttttaaacacatatatatgttcagAAATGGAATTGTGCTATATGCAGTCTGgtaacttgcttttttctcttgatAGTATATTATGTCATATCTTCATACCATTCAGTACACACCTAGAATATAATCTTTAAAGGCTGCATAGTATTCTGGGGTGTAATGTACAATAACATATCTAAACCCCTATCACTAGatatctagatttttttcccagctcTTCATTAAGATAACAGTATGCTTGTGGCTAAATATTTGCACttattctgaatttttccttACGTTGAATTCACAGAAGTAGGATTACTGGTCATAGAGTGTACATAATTGTAGGCTTTTGACCCTCACGGTCAAATAGCTTTCTAGATTAGTTGCACAAATGTATGCCTCCTTTACACCCCAGCGCTGCACAAGGATTGCCTAATTCCCTGCATCTTTACAAACACTGGAGTCAACATATAAACGTACTTGCTTCTAGTTTAGAGTAGGAAAGTAGATGTTCTTCTTGGCCGTTCTTTGATCACTAGTGAGGTTGAACATTGTTTTCCACAAGTTTATTGGTTCCAAATGCATCTTTGATTCGAGATCATTAGGAACAACATGTAAAATCACGTCTTAAAGAAGTCTCTTATCTCAGAGTGTCTCTGATATTTGGTTTTCCTGCCCTGCTCTGTTGAAGGAAGACACAGGGAACCCTAGGGGGAAGCCTGGGCTGAAGTGACCTTGGAGAGAGGTGGTGACTCCGGGATTCCCAGCTGGCCCTGCTGCCAGGGTGTAGGAGGGCCTCGTGGGGCCTCGCAGAAGGAAGCCTGGCTCAAGTagttccttctcttccctcatcCTTCCCCAGATACGATGGAGCCAACGGGCTTCTCCAACCTGGATCTGAGTGAAGAAGACTCTGATGACCCTTCTGTGACCCTGGACCTGTCCCAGCTCTCCATGCTGCCCCACCTGGCTGACCTGGTCAGTTACAGTATCCAAAAGGTCATCGGCTTTGCCAAGATGATCCCAGGGTTCAGGTAAGGAGCTTCTGGGACATCCAGGGAACAGAGTCAGAATCCTAGACTGAGCCCAAAGAAGGCTCGGAAAGTACCAATCTACTTCTTCCCAAAATACAGcctcaggccctaccccagacctcctaagtcagaatctctgggcaaggcccaggaatctgtatttaaGAAGTGcagcccgggcttccctggtggcgcagtggttgagagtccgcctgccgatgcaggggacacgggttcgtgccctggttcgggaagatcccacatgccgcggagcggctgggcccgtgagccatggccgctgagcctgcgcgtccggagcctgtgctccgcaaagggagaggccacaacagtgagaggcccgcgtacggcaaaaaaaaaaaaaaaaaaaaaaaaaaaatgcagcccaTCCAGCATTACTCGGCAGGCCAGCACTGGAGAGCCATCCATCCCTTACACTTTCTATGTGATGGAACAGGAGCCCAGTGAGTTTCAATGGCCAACACCAGGATTTCTAGTGTTGGAGTACGCGTGTCAGAGCCGGGTTAAGAACTCTTAGTTCACTGCTGTGTCCACTCCAGCTGCCTTGGATCTATTCCTcatattatccttttaaattaAACCTACATTAATCCTGCACACCCAATTCTGAAACCAGGATGAAGTGCTAGAGAGGAAAAAGGGTTGGGCTTGTGATGTAATTTAGGAATCCTAGAGGGAGACGCACTTGTACATGTAACCTGGGCATCTTTCACCCAATTTACCCTTCACCCAAGGCTATTTCCTAATCATACTGAGATCTTTTTTGCCAAAGTAGGTAAGTATAAGGAGTTCTACTGGAGTAAAGACCCTCCCCCCTTATGGATTCATTCATacaaatttcattcattcattcaaatgttCTATTATTTTGGTAATAATGCTATCTATAATACTTATACTTAAATGGTCATGCAatgttaaatattcttaaaagtaCATAAAAGTTGACGCTTTTAGTAGATATGTTGGGAGGCagttatatctatatttatgtatatCAATAGCTTCATGCTTTCTAAAAGTTCATTTGGGACATTGTCATCAAATAGATACACATTGTGgtcaagaaataaatgaataaacgtccctggcggtccagtggttaaggatccgccttccactgcagggggaatccctggtggaggaactaagatcctgcatgccacgtgacgtggccaaaaaaaaaagaaagaaattaattaatatgaAGCAATACTCTCATCATTTCAAGTAGTAGCAATAGTTGCAGCTGTAGCAGAAGGGGTAGAATGCTTCCTCAATACTGATGCTTGCATTCAACGCTAGAATACTGGGAGCTGGAAAATGACTGGACGTTGGCCAGCTCTGGATGGAAGCTAACACGAGGTGCCATTTATTGTTTGGTGAATCTCTGGCGTGTAGGGAAGCCATCAGCTACTGTCTAAATTGCTGCATTGCCAGCTAAATGATGGTAATTCACACAGCTAAACCCAGCGCATCCCAGTTTGTTTCTGTCCTGAGACAACCCGCTCTGTGTTATTTTATGCCTCGCACCAATTCAAATACCAGGGATTCACCAATGTTCTTTCCTGGGATTAATGTGAAAATTATAAAGGAGAGAAACCATCAAGTGGTGTTGAGACGCTCTTACTGTATCGCACATTTTGGTTACATCAAATAGAGTAAAGGCCACTCTGCAGGCAGAACGGGTGTCCCCTGTGAGGTCAGCATCGCACTGGGCCTGGGATTTACCCCCCAGAGTCTTTCCTTGGAACTGACGACAACATTCCTCTTAGTACAAGTTCCAGATCCCTCCCCACTCTTTTCATTACTGTTTGCAAACTGCACGTGTTCCCAAAGTCTTGTTTTGTGTAAACAGCTAGAGAAAAAAACACTTCAAGGTGTTGATGG
This region includes:
- the LOC102985024 gene encoding vitamin D3 receptor, whose protein sequence is MALKAPSQATLPQAGPRGWEVGDPAEGLCSLRRRSMKRKALFTCPFNGDCRITKDNRRHCQACRLKRCVDIGMMKEFILTDEEVQRKREMILKRKEEEALKDSLRPKLSEEQQHIIAILLDAHHKTYDPTYADFSQFRPPVREGENEGNHPSGPWLIHTPSFSANSSSSFSDRYTSSPDTMEPTGFSNLDLSEEDSDDPSVTLDLSQLSMLPHLADLVSYSIQKVIGFAKMIPGFRDLTPEDQIVLLKSSAIEVIMLRSNQSFTMDDMSWTCGSPDYKYQVSDVTKGAAGLCLLLPWLHPSWRHGPHQAHQRE